The bacterium region ACCTTGGCAAGGTGGAGCTCTACCAACTGAGCTACTCCCGCAAATGCGATGTAAAAATAATTTTGACTTTCGCTGTTGTCAATATGTTTTTTATTTTTTATTCCAATTCGCTTTATATATATTCTTCAAAAGCGATTCCTCTTCCGGTTGCAACTCTTCACCACGGCGCGACATTACTACTTTTGCGGTGGATATTGCCTTTTCAAATTCATATTCCACATAGCCCTGGGAGGTTCCCCATGAAAAGCTCTTAATAAATTTTGGTGGAAGTCCCGTGCCATAATGATTTACAGACACTCCAATATAAGTTCCCGAGTTTAAAAGCGCACCGATACCAGTTTTCGAATGATCGCCTATAAAACTTCCCACCTTTATTCTTCCAGTGTCTATCTGGCCATCACCAAAATCGATACGAATTTTTCCATAATTGTTTTTCAGGTCGCTAGTTGTGGTCAATGCGCCAAGATTGACCCATTGGCCAATATAGGAGTGTCCCACGAATCCCTCGTGGCCTTTATTAGAATAACCTATGAAAATTGATGATTCGACTTCTCCAGCGATTTTGCACATGGGTCCAAAACTGCAGTCTTCGCGAATCCAGCCCGACAACACAACAGTATCCTGCCCAATGAAACAAGGCCCTTGAATAATTGCGCCGGGGCGGATTATCGCACCACGAGACACTATAATAGGCCCTTCGCGAGCATCGAGAACAGCACCAGCGAAAACCTCGGCACCGCGCTCGATTGCAACGGCGTTTTCGCCATAAATCGCGGCCTGCGGATGAACCTGACCATCGATAGCCCGACGAAAATTCTCGTCGAAATCGGCAGTAATAATGGAGGCATTGATATTAACAAGATCCCAAATTGCAGGCACGATAATAAGATCGAGCTCGAAAACCGGCCAATCGGGTGGAATTTCAAACCAACCTTTATCGAAAGGCTTGTGCGTTAGGATTGCTACAACAGTCTCATCGACTTTAAAAATTGCGTCGCCCTCGGCTGATTCGACCATCCGTGCAAATTCCAAATTATAGACTACATTTGGCTTCAAATATAATGTGCGCCCAGTCTCGTCCTTCGGAATAAATGATTTATTGGATTTAACCGAATAGACTTCAGCCACGCTTGGACAGGCTCTTAACTCTAGTGCTGAATTAGGAAAAAGCTTCCTAATTCGCTCTTCGAATGTAAAACATCCGGCCAAAAGAGATACTACCGGCCTTGTCTCCGATAACGGTCGGAAATTACTCGCGCAAAAATCGAGAACAACTATATTCAACATTATATTCTGTCGATCTCCGTTTCATAGGATTCTTCTTTTAAAGCGCCCGATTCCCCGGCGGCTTCTATCTTCTTTGCCAGATCATAACCAAGCTTAATCGCTTTGAGATTACTAGCCTCGAACCTTTGAGGAAATCTCTCGGCAAGGAATTTCTCTATGGACTTCTTCGTCACTATCTTTGTGTATTGAGTAATAAATCCCAAACACACAACATTGGTAGCAACAACCGAACCAAGTTTTTCCCTTACAATTTCCACAAAAGGCACCTCGATATAAGGGTGTTCGGGTTTTTGTTTCACATTATCGGCATCGATAATCATCAAACCATTAAGTTTTAAAAGGTTGGCATAGGCATTGGCCGATGGTTGTGTCAAAGCCAAAAGAAGATCGAGTTCTGTAGCTTCAGGAAAATATATTTCCTTAGATGAAATAATTACATCACAACGCGCCATGCCGCCGCGAGCTTCGGGGCCATATGACTGAGTGTGAACAGCATTCTTATTGTCGCCCACAGAGATAGCCTCGGCAAGAATAACACCTGCCGTAATCAGTCCTTGTCCCCCCGAACCTGATAGACGAATCTCATATCTATCTTCGATAAAGCCATTTTGTCTTTTCTGTGCGCCGTTTTTATTCTTCGACATTGGTTGCCTCCTCTCTAACTTGATGGCTCATTTCGGCATATATCGTCGTGTATTCCGCTCTGGTATTATCCTCGACAAATTCGCCTACCGGGAATTTATCAACTTTTTCCTCATCGCTAAGTTTTTCCCAAGCCTTAAGATTCACGCCCTTTTCTTTTTGCCAATTCAGCATCTCTACTGGATTTTTAAAATCATTCAATCTTCCGTAAAGCACAGGACACTGGCTAATAACCTCGACCATAGAGAAGCCTTTATGGGTGAGGGCTTTCTTTATATACTTCGAAGTATGCACGATATGATAATTCGTTCCGCGCGCTACATAGGTAGCTCCAGCGGAGGATGCTAGCTTAACAGCATCGAATGGAGGATCGATGCTCCCATAGGGTGCTGTATGAGCATAACTATCAAGCGGAGTAGTGGGAGAGACTTGCCCCCCGGTCATACCATAAATGTAGTTGTTTATCAATATCATACTGATATCGATATTTCTACGGCATGCATGAATAAAATGATTGCCTCCTATGGCAAGCGCGTCGCCATCTCCGGAAACAACAATCACCTTCATGTCCGGGCGCACCATCTTTATTCCGGTAGCGAAGGGCAAGGCCCTTCCGTGCGTGGTATGAAGTGTGTTGAAATCAACATAGATCGGCATTCGAGAACTACAACCTATGCCACTTATGAGTGCTACGTTGTTCTTGTTTATCCCTAATTCATGAATAGCACGAATTATAGCACTCATCACAGCCCCTATTCCACAACCGGGACACCAGACTGTCGGAAATTTCTTCTGGATTCTCAAATAATCGTGATATGGACTTATTGTTTCGAGTTCCATTTTAACTCCATTATTTCTTATTATGAAGCTCTATAAGCTTCTCATATATTTCTTCGGGTTCAATAACGAGACCGTCATAGCGAAAAGCGCCGCTGACCTTACACTGCCCCATAGCATAACGATCAACCTCGCGAATGATTTGCCCCATGTTCATTTCAGCAACAAGAATACCCTTAACCTTCGCCGCGATCTGATAAACTTTCCTTCCGGGGAAGGGCCAAAGAGTCTTTAATTTAAGCAAGCCTACGCGTATCCCGCGTGCTCGTGCCTTCCTAACAGCACTCATGGCAGCTCTTGCAGCGGAACCATAAGAAACCACCGCATAAAGCGCATCATCCATGTATTCTTCATCGTAAATAATTATTTCTTTACGATGAGCGTGAATCTTTTTGCGCAGTTTGGTCAACATCTGCTCGACCTCGGAAGGCACAGAGGTTGGAAAACCAAATTCATCATGCGTAAGACCTGTTACATTATATCTGTAACCCTCACCAAAAGCCACAAACTCGCTAATCTCACTCGGAGTGTTGCTGTAAGGCTTATAAAATTCAGGTGGAACGCTCGGATAAGCGCGATTCTTTATCTTAATATCCTCGAGATCGGGAATAACAATTTTTTCGCGCATGTGGCCGAGCATCTCATCCATGAGCAAAATCACCGGAGTGTTGAAGGTCTCCGAACAATTAAACGCGTGAATAGTGAGGTCGTATATCTCCTGCACACTACTCGGCGAGATAACGATTGAAGTGTAGTCACCGTGAGTTCCCCATCTACTTTGCATAACATCGGATTGAGAAAGCTTGGTCGGAAGGCCTGTGCTCGGCCCGCCACGCATAACATTAATTATAACAATAGGGATTTCAGAGATATAGGCGAATCCCAAGTTTTCTTGCATGAGGCTGAATCCCGGGCCGGATGTAGCAGTCATCGCCTTGGCGCCAGCTAGAGAGGCCCCGATTATCGACGCAATGGAGGCTATCTCATCTTCCATTTGAATAAACGCACCACCGACAAGAGGAAGTTTTTCGGCACAACCTTCAGCGATCTCCGTGGAAGGCGTTATAGGGTAACCCCCAAAGAAACTGCAACCCACTGCAAGAGCAGCTTCGACAACAGCTTCATTCCCCTGAAGGAAGGTCGGCGTTCCTTTCTTATTTGTTTTATTAGCCATTTTTGGCCTCATCTTTCTTATCATTAGCCAAAGCCTTTTTAGCGGCTTTGTTTGCCTCTAATTTGCACGACTTATCATCGCCAGCCTCGCACAGGAGTTTCTTAATTCGCACGGTCTCATCCTCTGTTGGCTTATTCTCAGGTAACTCGGGACCTTTAATGATGGCCATATCAGGACATCTAAGCCAGCATAGACCACAAAGTGTGCATTTGTCGGGATGTGCTAGATAAGGAAGT contains the following coding sequences:
- a CDS encoding 2-oxoacid:ferredoxin oxidoreductase subunit beta: MELETISPYHDYLRIQKKFPTVWCPGCGIGAVMSAIIRAIHELGINKNNVALISGIGCSSRMPIYVDFNTLHTTHGRALPFATGIKMVRPDMKVIVVSGDGDALAIGGNHFIHACRRNIDISMILINNYIYGMTGGQVSPTTPLDSYAHTAPYGSIDPPFDAVKLASSAGATYVARGTNYHIVHTSKYIKKALTHKGFSMVEVISQCPVLYGRLNDFKNPVEMLNWQKEKGVNLKAWEKLSDEEKVDKFPVGEFVEDNTRAEYTTIYAEMSHQVREEATNVEE
- a CDS encoding 2-oxoacid:acceptor oxidoreductase subunit alpha; this translates as MANKTNKKGTPTFLQGNEAVVEAALAVGCSFFGGYPITPSTEIAEGCAEKLPLVGGAFIQMEDEIASIASIIGASLAGAKAMTATSGPGFSLMQENLGFAYISEIPIVIINVMRGGPSTGLPTKLSQSDVMQSRWGTHGDYTSIVISPSSVQEIYDLTIHAFNCSETFNTPVILLMDEMLGHMREKIVIPDLEDIKIKNRAYPSVPPEFYKPYSNTPSEISEFVAFGEGYRYNVTGLTHDEFGFPTSVPSEVEQMLTKLRKKIHAHRKEIIIYDEEYMDDALYAVVSYGSAARAAMSAVRKARARGIRVGLLKLKTLWPFPGRKVYQIAAKVKGILVAEMNMGQIIREVDRYAMGQCKVSGAFRYDGLVIEPEEIYEKLIELHNKK
- a CDS encoding 2-oxoacid:acceptor oxidoreductase family protein; this translates as MEDRYEIRLSGSGGQGLITAGVILAEAISVGDNKNAVHTQSYGPEARGGMARCDVIISSKEIYFPEATELDLLLALTQPSANAYANLLKLNGLMIIDADNVKQKPEHPYIEVPFVEIVREKLGSVVATNVVCLGFITQYTKIVTKKSIEKFLAERFPQRFEASNLKAIKLGYDLAKKIEAAGESGALKEESYETEIDRI
- a CDS encoding ferredoxin family protein produces the protein MAKPKKKTVPIEGRIRSGLTTAAPTTWGESVRPQGKIVIFEVWCKRCGICTTFCPTKALEERADGLPYLAHPDKCTLCGLCWLRCPDMAIIKGPELPENKPTEDETVRIKKLLCEAGDDKSCKLEANKAAKKALANDKKDEAKNG